CGCCGCGTCCACCGCACGTTCGGAGTTCAGGATGCCCTTCTTGATCGCGGCGGCGCCGCCGGTCTCGTAGAGCTTGATGTCGTCGACCTTGACGTCGATCGTCGTGATCGAAGCATCGCCCGCCGCCGAACGGTTGAAGGCGGACACGATCTTGACGTCGGCAGCCGCGGTGGCCGCGGCAGCGCTCTTCACCGACAGCATGTTGGTGCCGGAGAAGGTCGCGGCGTCAGAATAGGCCTTCATCTGGCTCTGAAGAGCCTTGATCTCGGTCTGGATCTTGGCCTTGTCGGCGTCGGTGGCGCCGGTCGCGGCAACCAACTTCACCTTGATCTCGTTGACGGTTTCGATCGCCTTGTGCATGCCCGTGTAGGCAGTGTCGACCTTCGACGCGCCGAGGCCCAGCGCATCCTGCACGGTGCCGAGCGCCTTGTTGTCGGAACGCATGGTGGTCGCAATCGACCAGTACGCGGCGTTGTCAGCCGCTTCCGCGACGCGGAAGCCCGTCGAGATGCGGGATTGCGTGGTTTCAAGGTTCTTGTTGGTTGAATTCAGACTCTGAAGAGCCGTCAACGCCGAAGCGTTGGTCATGATACTCGCCATGGGACACCTACCCGATACGCGCGTTTACTTTGACATACCGGACTGTCCGGTATGACGGCGCGGCATCATGCCCATGATCTGCGATGGTCGCGATCAACCCGTCATCTACAAACCATCATGGCATGGAGATTCTACCAAACGCATAAGGCGATTGGTTAGCGCGAGGTTAACAGCGCGGGCGAGCCAGCGGATTCTCGTGCGATATCAGACGCTAGAAGAACTCAGGTGAATGATCGAACGAGGCTGCCCACCAGGAGGTTCCAGCCGTCGATCAGCACGAAGAACAAGATCTTGAACGGCAGCGATACCACGGTCGGCGGCAACATCATCATGCCCATCGCCATGGTGATGGTGGACACGATGAGGTCGATGACGAGGAAGGGAAGCACGATCAGGAAGCCGATCTCGAAGCCGCGTCGAATTTCGGAGATCATGAAGGCGGGGACGAGGATGCGCAGGTCGACCGATACCGTCGAGACGGTCTGGCCGCGTTCCCGCGCCAGGTCGGCAAAGAGGTTGAAGTCCTTCTCGCGGACGTTCTTCACCATGAAGTCGCGGAACGGGCTGGAGATGCGGTCGACCGCCTCCGCCTGCGTGATCTGGTTGTCCATCAGGGGACGCACGCCGTTGGTCCACGCCTGGTCGAACGTCGGCGCCATCACGTAGAAGGTCATGAACAGCGAGAGGCTGATTAGCACAAGATTGGCGGGCGTCGTCTGCAATCCGATGCCGGCGCGCAGGATCGAGAACGCGATGATGAAGCGCGTGAAGCTCGTCGTCATGATGAGCAGCCCCGGCGCTACCGACAGGATGGTCAACAGGCCGAACATCTGGATGATGTAGCCTACCGTCGTCCCGTCGGCCTGGGCGATGCCGCCGAGGTCGATCTGCTGGGCGAACGTGGCGCTGCTGCCTGCCAGCAGCAATGCGAAGGTGAGGACGAGCTTTTTCATTCGAGCAGGAAGGTGCGGATGAGAACGCGCTTCACCGTGCCCTGGCTGCGCAATCGGGCCCGCTCCTCCAGGTCCGTGCGCAGGTGGAGGAAGCCGCTGGCTCCCTCGATCTGATGCAGTTTCAGCGTGCGCACGTAGGTGATCAGGTCCTGGTGGATGGCATCGGCGAGGCCCGGATCCTCCGGAGCGTTGTCGAAGACAAGCGAAAGCTCCATGCGAACCCAGGTGTCGGCGGGCTGAGCAAGATTGGTGGTGATGGGGGCGAGCGGAACGATCGTCAGTTGAGCCGGTGCGGCGCGGTCCCCCGCGGCCTCATTGGCGCCGGCCGCCCCCGCGTCATGGCCAGGTTCCGCACCAACAGGGCTTTCAGTCTTGCTCGGCATCGAAGGCTGGCTGCCGCGCATGTAGCCTCCAGCGAACCATCCTCCGCCGATGGCGACGCCGGTCATCGCCAGCAGCACGGCAAGCTGGATGATCAGCGACGGCCCCTTCTTCGCTGCGGGTTCCTGATCGATTACGGCCACGGCCATGGTCTCCGAGCCCGCGCCTAAAACGGGGAAATGTTGTCGAGGATCTGCGTGCCGTAGGGTGGCTGCTGAACCTCGGTCAGACGGCCGCGTCCCCCATAGGAGATGCGGGCCTCGGCGATGCGCTCGTAGGGGATCGTGTTGTTCGGTCCGATGTCGGAAGGCCGCACGATGCCTCCAATGGTCAGGATGCGCAGCTCGGCGTTGACGCGGACCTCCTGGGAACCCTGGATCATCATGTTGCCGTTCGGGAAGACCTGGGTGACGACCGCTGCGACGGAAAGCTCGAGCCGTTCGGAGCGTTCGGTCGTGCCTGCGCCAGACGCCTCGGTGTTG
This portion of the Mesorhizobium shangrilense genome encodes:
- a CDS encoding flagellar basal body-associated FliL family protein, with protein sequence MAVIDQEPAAKKGPSLIIQLAVLLAMTGVAIGGGWFAGGYMRGSQPSMPSKTESPVGAEPGHDAGAAGANEAAGDRAAPAQLTIVPLAPITTNLAQPADTWVRMELSLVFDNAPEDPGLADAIHQDLITYVRTLKLHQIEGASGFLHLRTDLEERARLRSQGTVKRVLIRTFLLE
- the fliP gene encoding flagellar type III secretion system pore protein FliP (The bacterial flagellar biogenesis protein FliP forms a type III secretion system (T3SS)-type pore required for flagellar assembly.), with product MKKLVLTFALLLAGSSATFAQQIDLGGIAQADGTTVGYIIQMFGLLTILSVAPGLLIMTTSFTRFIIAFSILRAGIGLQTTPANLVLISLSLFMTFYVMAPTFDQAWTNGVRPLMDNQITQAEAVDRISSPFRDFMVKNVREKDFNLFADLARERGQTVSTVSVDLRILVPAFMISEIRRGFEIGFLIVLPFLVIDLIVSTITMAMGMMMLPPTVVSLPFKILFFVLIDGWNLLVGSLVRSFT
- a CDS encoding flagellin translates to MASIMTNASALTALQSLNSTNKNLETTQSRISTGFRVAEAADNAAYWSIATTMRSDNKALGTVQDALGLGASKVDTAYTGMHKAIETVNEIKVKLVAATGATDADKAKIQTEIKALQSQMKAYSDAATFSGTNMLSVKSAAAATAAADVKIVSAFNRSAAGDASITTIDVKVDDIKLYETGGAAAIKKGILNSERAVDAAGVVSTPAAANAVTLGTFDQADTFQVDTMALTNGTLFATDAQIGQMLAVVESALKDMNTAATNLGAAKNRIDLQKTFTQSLMDSIDRGVGQLVDADMNKESTRLQALQVQQQLGIQALSIANGNAQGILSLFR